The sequence TCAGTTTTTTGCAGAGGAAGATTATAGATGATGGCAGGAATATGATGATTGGCAATGTTGATTTCCCATCTCCCTGCACTATTGGCACAATGATCAGCAACGATCACAAAGACTGTATTCTTGAACCACGATTTTGTTTTTGCATCAGCCAAAAATTTCCCTAAAGCATAATCTGTATATTTTACAGCAGCATTTCGGTCACCTTGCGGAAGATCGATTTTACCTTTGGGAAAAGTAAAAGGCTTATGGTTGGAAGTCGTCATAACAAACTGAAAAAACGGCTGATTTGCTTTAGTGCTTTTGTCGGCGTATTTTATCGATTGTTTATAAAGATCTTCGTCACAGATGCCCCAGGCATTTTCAAAAGTGACCTCGTTGTCTTTAATTTGAAATCTGTCGGTTTTAATGTTGTCTGGCAAAGGATTTCCTCTGTCTCTGTCGACAATATCAAAGCCCTGACCTCCGAAAAAAGTATTCATATTATCAAAATAACCATCCCCGCCATAAATAAAATAAGGCTGATAGTTCTTTGCTTTCACAATCGCGGAAACGGAAAATAACTCCTGATTATCCGGTCTTCTTACAATGCTGTTTCCTGGAGTTGGCGGCACGGAAAGCATTAAAGCCTCCATTCCCCGGACAGTCCTTGTGCCTGTCGCATAAAGGTTTGTGAAAAAGATACTCTGATCGGCAAGCCTGTCGTAATTAGGGGTGATATTATCCTTATTGCCGAATGCTTTTAGAAATTCCCCACTGAAACTTTCTATGGTGATTAAAATAATATTCGGTCTATGCTCATTATTCCCTTGTGTTACCCTTGAAATACCATCATTTGTTTCAGTAAAATATTTTTGATTATCCTGTAAAAGATCTTGTTTCAAAACCGAATAAGCTTCTTTTTCCGGAAGTGTCGGGTAAAATATTTCATAATCCAGTTCGTTTGACTGATACGCAGAAACAAAAGAAAAAGCCCCGTTTTTTCCAAGCTCATTCACCACAAGATTGTCAGTGAAATCTGCCTGTTTATTTTTCATCACCAATCCTAAAACCACAGCAATCGTCAAAACCGGAACTGCATAAATCAAACGGTGTCGTATGGGATTTTTAACGGAAAAAGTATTTTTGAAAATGTCAAGTTTTTTGAATAAAAAAAATGTCAGGATAATCAATCCTATCAAAACAGCTCCAATCAAAGGTAAAGGATAAGACTGATCGATGTTTTCAAAGACTTCATAGGTGTAGATCAGATAGTCGATGGCAATAAAATTAAATCTCACGCCGAACTCTTCCCAAAAGGGAATTTCTGCCAAAAGACTGAAGTAAATAATGAATAATAGTAAACTTAAATAGAAATAGGTAAAGCACTTATCGAATAATGATCCGATCCATTTTCTTGGAATCAGCAATAGATAAACGGTATACAAAGCCAAAAATAACGAACCCATTGTAAGATCGAAGACAAATCCTGTGAAAAAAGCCCTCAGGATATGCCTAATGTTGAGATCCAAATCATTTACAGACCAGATCAGCAATATGATCCTTACCACAAATGATAAAAAAACATATAAACTTAAAACACCAAAGAGTGTTGAAAATCTGCCATTGAATAATTTTTTCATAACTAAGTGTAATATATTGTAGTGAGTAATATTAAAACTGGGATCGGCGGATGTCATCGCTTCTTAATCTAACCTTCGTTTCAAAAAATAATCATCAATAGTCTCCAAATCGATCATTCAAATTTTAAAAATGATCCTTTAAAAAACGGCTTGATCCGGAAATAAGTGAAGGGTAAGGTACATCAATTAAACTACTACCACCCAACACTAAAAGTGAATAAGACGAAATTTAGAATTGTTCCATTCTGCAAAAAATATGGATACTTTTTTTCACTGTGTCTTATTGACATTCGATGGGATCAATTACCTACTTCTCCCGATCCAATAAGGATGGATGATTGCGAATGACTGCTAATTGGCATTAGTCTGCTGTAAGTCGATGAAATGTTAATCTGTGAAGGATGCAAACTTTCATGATCAGAATACAACATCAGTCATTTAACAAATGACCACCTTTGGCTCGTAGTAATTCATTCTATTTGCGATGTCATCCACGTCTTATAAATCAATCATTTTTCCAATTAAACCATCAGAAAGTATTTGATATATTTTCAAAAGGTTGAGAGTAAGGGATAGATGCATTGAAGCTCTATCCTTTTTTATTACAAAAATTTATTCTTATCAATAAAGAATCCCAAAAAATTAAAATTTTAAAAAAATGAAAACAACAAAACAATTGATCAGCATCGGTTTATTATACGGTGCCATTTTATTACCTCAATTCTCAAACGCTCAAAAGTTAATTCAGAAATCTGTCGATGTAACAATCACCGGAACATCTCCGATGCACGATTGGGAAATGACAGGTTCCACAGCCACCTTCTCCGGGACTGCAGCAGGCAATGTGATCAACAACGTTACTTTAACGGTTCCTGTAAAAAGCCTCAAGGCAGAAAAAGGAAAAACAATGGAAAAGAAAGCCTATGCAGCATTGAAACCTGATAAAGCACCAAATGTAACTTTTACGGCAACTTCTCTAAAGGTTGGAAAAAGCAATGCTACAGGAAAGTTGACCATAGCAGGAACTTCTAAAAATGTTTCCTTCCCCGTCTCAATTGTAAAAAAAGGAAGTTCGTACACGATTGAGGGCACGGAGACCATTAAACTTTCAGAATTTGGAATGTAACGCCCTGGATTTTTGGGAATCAAAACCGGCGATGCTGTGACTGTAAAAGTAAATGTGACAGCAGAATAGATCTGTCACTCTTGATCTCCTCCTCAGTTTATCAACGAAAATTTAAAAAATTCAGTCTGATTAGAATTTAATCTATGTGGTAGCATTTTACTATTTATAAAGATGAAGTGCTTATCATTAATTTAAAATCATTCTTAACGAAACATTGCATAATTTTGATCTGTGAAAAAGTGGGTTTCCATATTATTGCTTTCCTTATATCTGGTTTCAACAACTGAGCTTAATCAGTTATTGAAGCTGCCTATTCTTGTAGAGCATTATATTGAGCATAAAGGGCTCAATCCGGAAATGACCTTTACTGAATTTCTGAAAATACATTACGACCATCCTGTTAAAGATTCGGATTATAAGACAGACCAAAAATTGCCTTTTGCAGATCACTCTTTTCCACTCGCTCTCGTTTTTACGGTGAATCCTGATTTCAGTGTAGAAATAAAAAAGCAAATACCCTGTGATCACCCGAAGGTAACTTTTTCTTACAGCCCGGTTTTCTATCATAAAGACGCGGTAAATTCTATCTGGCAGCCGCCAAAAAACTGTTAATCAGCCTTTTTATTTTTATGTTACAACACGTCTTGTGTTGAGCTCTCCCCTGCTTCTATTATTCATCAACAAAAGAAAAATCAGGTCTGTACTTACTGGTAAGCACAGCGATTTTGTAGAACATCATTGACAGGAATAGGGAGCAAAAACTATCTATTTAAAATTAAGATTTAACAGAATTATTTATGCTAACAAAAATCATTGAGTTTTCTGTAAAGAATAAACTCATTATAGCATTATTGGTATTCGGGTTGATAGGCGTAGGTGCTTATCAGGTCACGCAACTACCAATAGATGCAGTGCCTGACATAACCAATAATCAGG is a genomic window of Chryseobacterium nakagawai containing:
- a CDS encoding LTA synthase family protein, giving the protein MKKLFNGRFSTLFGVLSLYVFLSFVVRIILLIWSVNDLDLNIRHILRAFFTGFVFDLTMGSLFLALYTVYLLLIPRKWIGSLFDKCFTYFYLSLLLFIIYFSLLAEIPFWEEFGVRFNFIAIDYLIYTYEVFENIDQSYPLPLIGAVLIGLIILTFFLFKKLDIFKNTFSVKNPIRHRLIYAVPVLTIAVVLGLVMKNKQADFTDNLVVNELGKNGAFSFVSAYQSNELDYEIFYPTLPEKEAYSVLKQDLLQDNQKYFTETNDGISRVTQGNNEHRPNIILITIESFSGEFLKAFGNKDNITPNYDRLADQSIFFTNLYATGTRTVRGMEALMLSVPPTPGNSIVRRPDNQELFSVSAIVKAKNYQPYFIYGGDGYFDNMNTFFGGQGFDIVDRDRGNPLPDNIKTDRFQIKDNEVTFENAWGICDEDLYKQSIKYADKSTKANQPFFQFVMTTSNHKPFTFPKGKIDLPQGDRNAAVKYTDYALGKFLADAKTKSWFKNTVFVIVADHCANSAGRWEINIANHHIPAIIYNLPLQKTEKINRLTSQIDLMPTLFGYLGWSYTTSLYGKDINQTKVGDERAFLGNYRTLGMLKGTIFTQIDDRRRVEQFIVSGASQSLSEVKSKNDTLISRTISYYQTASERFKNGKMKEK
- a CDS encoding YceI family protein yields the protein MKTTKQLISIGLLYGAILLPQFSNAQKLIQKSVDVTITGTSPMHDWEMTGSTATFSGTAAGNVINNVTLTVPVKSLKAEKGKTMEKKAYAALKPDKAPNVTFTATSLKVGKSNATGKLTIAGTSKNVSFPVSIVKKGSSYTIEGTETIKLSEFGM